Within Lolium rigidum isolate FL_2022 chromosome 5, APGP_CSIRO_Lrig_0.1, whole genome shotgun sequence, the genomic segment AAGCGGGCCTATGGCACAAGCTCCTATGTAGGTCGCGCCACCACCCTTCGTTTGCACCTCATTGCTCGGATGCCGTCGATTTCACCGTCATCCTCTTCGTCTTGACCTAAAACCTTCTATAGAAAGGGTCCCCGACGCGATATCAGTATATACAGAGGCggagatcaaaaacacataaacagagaGTTTGCAGGCCGCTGCTAGTGGAGATCGGAGGGGGCaatctgaaagatcgagatgtcgcctagaggacaaactcttggggatttgtcttgtaagaatgcggaattaaactatcgtttagtttacaagcacaaaccctaaatatgctaagctcaactaagtgtaacaatagcaactagagctaagcaagataggcacaagatatatgtagcacaagtgatagcaagatatatgtacttcaagcacgatggctatcacaaggaaagagagctcgggtatagaaataaccgaggcacgcggagacgaggatgtattcccgtgttcccttcctttgcaagaaggtacgtcacgtttggaggagtggaggtcccacgaagaatttcccgcgccacgaaggctcaccctattctccgagccacacccacgaaggataatggccctttccttatggttagcttttcctccgctccgaagatggcaagctccacaaccacttcacaagctccacgaaggagaagcccgggcctcttcacaatcttcttgaagagatcaccggagcaccaaccgccaagccaactaggaggtctccctccaagagtaacaagatcacggtctctcactcgaactaatcgtggtggagagctcaacactatgcaatgatgcaaagcaagaacactagaggtgttcaagtccttcacacttaaatcccacccaagcaacaaatgctaagatgagattggagaggaagaacaatggggaaagtcaacaaaagactccaagatctagatcccaagagttcccctcacttagagaagaaatggattggtggaggttgtagatctagatctcctctcttagatccctcaagaaatagcaagaattatgggaggaatcaaagggggagagcaagttcttcaaaggcaacaatggaggtgagagaatggaagaactaactcagcccaaggtggaagaagggctatttatagcccaagagcaaatataaccgttgggaaaaagttgggctgagtaaaccgtcgaggaggccggtcaaccgggcctggagccgggccgtccggtccagggcccggtcggaGCCGGGCCACgagccggaccagccggtccaaaccgggcggcaggccggaccccgaccgggggtCACTTTGTGTCTTCCAGGAgctcatccggttggcgcccggttggcgaccggtcgaccggacggcacgccgagcccgccggtcagtaggccggctgaccgggcagcagaccggatcAGTTCCGCgcacggttggcgcccggttggcgaccggttgaccggtcggcacgccggccaggccggttggtaggccggctgaccggacgGCAGGCCGGAGCCAGTCCGGCGcgcgggccggtccgaccgggtccctgcCCGggagagcaggaaaacatgttatacaaaaactgtgataacttttgtgtccggaccccgattgacatgaaaccaattttgttggaaatatggagactcctcacagaacattttagattattttagagagggagtctcccaccgtcaagaaacggtgaagacgtccaaacccgaaaacgcaatagaagatgcatgcggattccgttttcgatgaacttgggcttgttgtaaagctagcaacaagctcaagaacctcacacagagaaacaccaagaagcaataagtatatgcaaaggattgagcttcctaagacgatgtgatcaagttacccaaccgtaagcccctcttgatagtgcggctatctatcctataatccggtctcccaacaaccaccttgagaccggtaaaaggaaaacctagcaaggccatacctttgccttgcgcatctcgcttgatcttgatgatagctcttcacactccactcaagccggaatgcctcacttgatcatcgtcgcttcgtgtagactcacaaatgctcccccatacaccatgatgggaaagctctattgatgcacatcttcacttgtccattatcaccaaatggacggcaagcttcaagcatgtgattcacttgagatgctcatcttgaacttgcccgactcaaccttgtatcttctcatactctatcatactatcttgagatgtatataaagaattcttcacttggaatcaagctctcaagatcttgatcatccattgcttatcacataagatagagtatggctaatattgagttccacataagaactccatcttcatttcttcttgttgatcatatcacatatatatcttcaaatcgatgatcttgatgccaatacacaaggtgtatctttatcttcatggtatccatacttgaatccaacacatggaataaaaGAAGTACCTatagaatattccttcatataaactcaatgaaaacattagtccataggggttgtcattaattaccaaaaccacacataggggcaatatacccttacacaatCGCAGCTGGAATCGTCTCTGGTAGGCTCCACCCCCTCCGGCGTGGTCATTATCAACATCTACAGCAAAATCCCTCTCATATCCCCACCATAatatcttggcaaacatgatgcatgatgcaatCTATTTTTTCATTTGATCTATTCTATCTCTATGTTTATATTTGAGTAGTGATCTATTCATGGCAACTGTGAAATTCGTGTTGTTGGTTGCATATTaacgcatgtaaaatgcataaagGAAATTTATAGTTTATTGATATATATTCCCCCATAACTGCATCATATGTAATGTTAtaatcatgttttatattgatttatggaaATTTTATATAAATGTACATTGATTCATGTTATACAAGATTAGTTATAAATAACATGACAATGTGCTAGAGCCAACGATCGACTCTACAATTATTCCCGCTCTAAAACATACTAGAACCAACTATCGACTTTACAATTATTCTTGCTCTAAAACATACAAGTATGTGGTACTCATGGAGACCAAGCCCATGGTGAAGACATACCTTAAATGAGTACACAATTCAAAAATTAAGAGATTTTAAAATTTTGGAGTTTGCAATGATGTCATATGTTTTTGTTTACGCGTGTGTGTCGCGATTTGGTGATATAAATGTAACATCCACGTCCTATTTTTTGTTAATCAGTCGTACCATATTTTTGTCTCATAACTAAATATGAAATCTGAAATATCGAGACAAATTAAGTTGAGTCGTAACCCTTAAACATTCTAGCAACTTGAATTATGGAAACAACTATATTAATCCAAGCGACAACTATTAGGTTAATATGTACATTAAGTTTCTTTTTTCGAAGGATAAATGAAGGCTACTTTATGTTTAAGAAAAAAAATGCATTTTAACATGAGAAAACGAAAAGGAAGAACACCACTTCACAAATAGACaatgaaacaatttttttttttggtatcaaTGAAACAATATTAACAACTAAAATTATAAAGTTGCCTACGATTATACGAGTACAATCGTATGCATAGACTGTACACATACCGATACAATACTCCTTCCGTACGTGTACGTACACGTACGCTGAGGCCATCGGGGTCGAGCCCAACCTCCTTCCCCCGACgtccttcccttcttcttcttcttcttcttcctccccttccctccCTTTCACCTCCTTTCAAACCCTAGAAACCAGTTCCccaacctaaaccctaaccctagccccccTCCACCGTCCCCGCCTCCCCACCGCCCCTCCAGGCTCCCGCGGCCGCGCCCCCCCGCGCCCGCTTCCGCCGCCACTCGGCGCTCGCGGACCTAGGGTTTGCGCGTCCGCGAGCCCGACCCCCCGGCGAGGGTGTGCGTGGTTTGCGACCAGGGGGCGGGCGGTGGAGATGAGATAAGGccgcgcggcggtggtggtggcggccatGAGCAGGCTCTCGTTCAGGCCGCGGCCTCTCGACATCCACAAGAAGCTCCCAATCCTCAAGTCGGCGCGGGACTTCGAGGACGATGACCCCACGGCTGCCGCGGTCACCGCGGCAAGGGTAGGGGTCCTGCTGCGGCATTCCGGGTCGGACCTCACTGCCGCTGCTACTGCCACTGACGGCGAGGTAATTATTTAATCAACTGTCATGTCACTAACTGATGATAACGTTTGGGTCGAGGCTCGCAGAGTTTGCTTGCTATGTATATGTTAATTGTCAGGTCTTGTTGATGTCAGTCCAATTAGCAGGTTGAATTCAACTGTATTGCATAACTGCATATATTTTGTCTGAATATCTAATTTTCTCTTTCCACCAAAGGTAAGCCTGAGAACTTCTACGCATTTTTTTTGGGTGTGTTCTGATGTTCGACGGAATGATTTGCAGGGAAATCCAACTCCCAGCAAGAAGAATGCTCAGGAAATACCAACGCCGCAGTTTGATGATGTGGAATCCTATGAAAGGGATTACACTCGTACCTTTGCACAACCATCATGTTATATACGAGGAAGAGGAGGTTTATTTCTTATCGCTGCTCTGGAAATTCCCCTTTTCACATTGCCAATAATTTTGTTTATGGACTGTTTGTAATAATGACTACCCGTTGCAGCAAGGGCCGATATCGGTGAATTTGTTGAGTATGACCTCgacaatgaagatgaagaatggcTTGAAGACTTCAACAATGAGCGGAAAAATCTCAACCCTGAAAAGTAAGAAAACGCTCAAGATTTGCGCTTTGTTGAGTTCAGAATCCTGTTTGGAGTCATATTTCCAGTAAAAGAGGTTTTCCCTTTCGCAGAATTTGGATTGTCTCAGTGACATTCTAATTTGTATAGGCTTAGACAACAACATTGACCATTTTCTCATTTTGCCCTTATGGGGTGCGTATTTTTTCTACATTTTAAGTTTTTTCTTTTGCGAAGCTACATTTTAAGTGAAATCGCATATTACAGGTTGGAGGTCCTCTTATTCAAGTTGGAATTTTTGGATCACAAAGCTCGAGAAAGAGCAGGAGCCATAACACCAACTTTCATAGGACCTGTTCCAGTCCTCTTGCAACTTGATGTTGCTATGGAGGTAAAGCAGCTTGCTAAATGGAAACTTACACAATGGTAGTAGGATGTTGTGCTAAACGGGGAGCATGGAAATAATACAGTTGATGCACTGACCGTCATTATCAACTCTGAAATAGTGCCTATTCATTTTTATCGTATTTTATACATTTCATGCCAGTTGAAATAAGATACTTTATCTGAGGACCCCTCTCGCTATCCTTTTTATTAATATAAAATAGGACTTGAATTAAAAAagttgctactccctccgatccataataagtgtcggggcTTTAGTTCAATTTAACCCAGATTAAATTGAACTAAAgccccgacacttattatggatcggagggagtacaatacaTGTTGGACACACTTTCAAAGCCCTAGTAAATTCCATCAGTTCTACATGTTGTAGACCACTGTAGGCCATCGTGCTGTTGGCAGCAGGGTACTTGGTGGGGAGTAACCCGAGTGGGTTTTGGGTTCTTTATTATGTTGACATCTGTAACCCGAATGGGTATTGATGATGATTATGTTGAATGCCATATATCTTGTCCTTGGTTGGCAAAAATAGATATTACAGTTTCAGTATCCAATTATCCATACATGTCCATCTGTTGTCTTACTGTCGGCGCTGAGGGTAAATCTCGCACTGCATCTCTCTAGTTGGCATGAACTTGGCCTAGAATATTATATGGGCATGCACAGAATAGCTAAGCTTGTAAGCAATATCGACTTGAATAATAAGTGTTGATTGGTTCTTATGGGGGATTGGGGGTTGAACTGAATTAACACATTACTTTTCTTGTGAGAGGGTGAGCGTAATTTACTAGTGCAAACTTGAATCACATCCCAACATCTCATAGTTCAGGGTCCAATGGGCTAGAGAGACAAAGGTCATACTGCTATGCTACGATTGTCAATGGTATTAGTTTAGACATTGCATACACGTTTTCTATGTCTTGCTTCATATCGATTAATATATCCTTCAGAATTGACCCCGATTGCTCACATATGATGTTAATTTAAAAGGATTTCAAGCTTTACTGTTAAATATCAATTTAAGTTGTTAACGGGGCATATGCACATAAAATCTTTTTTTTGTTATTAATTGCAGATTATATGATTTAGGattttgtcttttcaagatacctGGAAAGAGACATGTTTTCCTTTTGATTAGTTTTGTTGTCTTTTTAGTATATTTATATCTTACAGATTGTTTTTCTTACCAAGTGCTTCTCTGTACAGGCTTTGCAATATTTATCTGTTCGGTATGCCGTTTTCCAAGCTGTATATAACTTTTGGAAAGCTAAGGTATCCCCCATCGTCAGAATACAGCACATTGTCTTCTTCAGTACACGACTGCAAGCATAATCTTACCTTCTAAATGCTGTAGCATAGCTCGATCTCATTTCCTGTCATACCTAGTTTTCTCATAGTTTATTTGTTTTGCATGTTCAGAAATTTCTTGTTCTACTGGATATAGATACTTCTTAATCTTACAGAAAATGATTTTAAGCTTATTATGTTTGCTGCATTACTTATGTTCACTGTTTTTTTATTATCAGAGGGAACGGTGGCAAAAGCCTATTCTGCGGCGTTTGCAGGTTAGCTAACTTTATTTAATTTCTTTGACTGGACGCTACGGTGTTATGTTCCTCTAGGTGTCTGTAGATGTTCTTCTTGGATGCTGTTTCTACCGAATGCTATGATATATCCAGGATGCCAGAAGTGAAATGTTCTTTTCTTCTGTGTGTGTTGGCTACCACAGGAAGTTCTGACTGCTGCGTAGATCATGTCACCGGACGAGGCAGTGATCATGTTAGAACTATTTCAATGACTGTATAGGTGATTGCTAAGAGAGTTAACACAAGTTAAATTAGATACTTCACTGCAAACCATCTGGAGATCCTCAAATGTTGGTTTTTCTTAGTGCAGTAGCATGTTCCTATTGTTGAAAGTAAGATAAGTTTGTTAAGATGTCAGGACCCAACATGAAGCCCTACATCGAACTTAGCGAAAATAGGGCTATAGGCTTGCTTAATGAACTTGTAACCCCCCCAAAAAATGTTGTATAGTTTTCTTGTTCAAAACGAAAACTGCATCGGGTGCCCCCCTGCCATTTGCGGTTAATGGAATTCTCCTTTCTGAGAATAATCCCCGACAAAGAAACCAAAGGATACCTTGGTTTCAAGCAGTAATTGAAGTCACCATCACCGTTTTGATCTGAAACGAACCCATGCCGAATACATCGAGGGCACAGAAAAAAAACCCTTTGGTATGCAGGTCCATCTAAACGAGCTCTGATCCTTATACTGTTGCACCTATGTCACCTTGAGGACAGTGGCATTCCAATAACAAAATGCTGGCCTATATGAGCGACAAGTCAAAGTCCATATTTGGATTGGCCACCACAAGAACAGCAGCCACCGTAGCATGTTTAGACATACGATGTTAAATAACCTTGGTATATGAAGCAGAAAAAACATGCATCCTAGCCATTCATCTTCCCAAAAGACGGACAGATTCCCCATTTCCTACGCGAACCAAGCCATGTTGAAGGGAGATTTCTTCGACTCGCATAAGGCCGTTTAAGGCCCAAAGCCATGTTCATGAGACCTACACATTGTGATCAGACAGGGTCTGTGTTGGAGGATGAGGGTGAATGGGCTGGGGTGAAGCACctttttgtgctcatcccactgaTCAGTTGGAGGAATGGTATGAAAAGGGCTAGCCAACGTTTTTTGTATTCTTTTATCACGTCCATCCAACCAAATAGAAAATCAAGCTGGATGGTCCCAAACTCCCAATCCATCGGCCTTTGTTCCTCCAAGGCTCCAACCAAACAAATCCACAGGAGTTTAACTAGGTTTGCTTAAAAAGGCTTTAAAGGCTCATCTAATAAGTGCCAATTAGGTATCATAAGTAAATGGATCCTGCTTAAGCATTAGACTTGTAAGCTTCCAACCCAACAAGTGTGCTTGATAGCAAAGGTTTAGTCAAGGCTAGTTTTGTCAGGAGAATTGTTAAGATGTCCTAATATGGCTCTGTTTCATTACTATTGACAAATTTACTTTTGGTTTTTTGAAGCCTCCTCCACCGGTGAATGATACAAACCCATATAATGTATTCAGACCAAGAGAAAAGGCCCATCGTCTTCATACAAGAAGGGTGAGTGGCTTTAGGCCAGACTTTGTTTGAATGTACTGGAGAAACTTTTTCTTGAATAATGCCTGGCTGCAATCATATTTCTCTTCCATATACGTAATGTTTGCTTCCTTATCCAGATGCAAAGACGGGAAAATAATATCCAGTCGTTTGAAAGACTTCGCCTGGTAAGTTTaatttactattttgttcataCTGCGTTTCTTGTTCCTGTACATCTTAGTTAATACAATTGCATTGGAATTTCGTTCATATAACTAATGAGATATATATATTTGCTGTTTCTGAACTGAAAGCTCCACTGCTCTAATGATCAACTGGTTATTCTTTTGCATGATGCTGTTCGCATCAGTATGCCAAAGAAACTGCTAATTCAGTAATTGTACTTTAACTATGGCGGAACTTTGTATGAGTTAAATGTTTTCACTTAGTAGAAGCATTGCAGACAATCTCATGTCTAATTACACTGTCCAAACAATAATTTTATGAAATGCCATTATGTGATTCCCTTCCATGAACCAGAGTGCTACctccgttccaatgaataaggctttttttttttttttccgaaaaggCAAGCTAAGTTAGTTTGACCGaacttttagaaaaatctatcaacGAATATGATATTctatagatatcatatgaaaatatatttcatgatatatctaatgatattgattttgtattttgcatgctaATATTTTTTTGTACAAAACTTGGTGAAACTTTAGATGGTTTGACTTTTAAAAAATAATAcaagccttattcattggaatggaggtagtactaaTTATCTCTTCATCACCATTTCTCATTTCAATGTACAATTTTAATAGTGCTGATCTACTAATTTCTTTTGTCGCCTTATTCCACTGTAGTATAATTTGCTAGCTGTAGCTTTCTGAAGTATTGcgttacaattttttttttgctgtgtGCTGTTTCATTGTTTTTTTGCTGCTTACTAATCTAGCTTGAAATTTATTAGGTACGACGCAACTTGGACCAAGCAAAGGCATTAATGGGGGCTCTGATTAAGGTAGTTTCATGCATGAACTAAAATCTTAGTGGTTCTACAGCATCACCAAATTTAACTTCTAATTATGATATATATGTGTTGTAGAGGGAAGAGACAAAGCGGGAGTTCATGGAATGCGAAGTCAACCTTCAGCGCATTCAGATGCAATATAAGGTACATAGAATCATCTTACATTTTTCAGTCTACACATTAGTTTATATAACTTTTCAATAAGAAACACAATGCACAAATCCAAATAAGAGCACACCACTTGCATCACATGGTTGTGGTGAATGGGTGTAAATAATTACATTGCCACTGTGATGGAACCAAATATCACTTGCACCTATGTACCTGTGTGATGTTATTCTGCACATTATGTAGCAGATAATGCTGGCCAAATTGAATAGATATTTCTACCTGGTATTATGGTGCACTCTCATTCAACAAAATGTTTATCATTAACTGATCTTATGACCCAGTTTGTTTGATGCTCTGGTCTGTCACCTTGTTCCAGATTGGTTTGATTCTTGTCAGCCTCctaatttactattttgtttcccTTTTCTCATTTAGCATGAGGCCCAGCTTGTTGATGATGGGACTACATTGTCAGGGTTCCAGCAAGTCTCTAGCAGATATGGGTCAAGTGATGATGATTATGCGGATTCGGATGACACCACAACTGAACAGCCATATTATCGGCCACCTGTTCTCCATCCCCGGTACTCTGATAACAAGCTATCAGTAATCCCTACATTGCGTATAAAGCGTGAGCGGGAACTGAAAAGGAGACCTCAGAATAATGGCTGGGCATTTAAAAGGGTACTCTATCTTCTTGTCACCGCCTCTTTTCTCTTACCAGCCACGAGAGTTGAGAAAAAATTGGTAGCAAGCAGTTCTTTGCTGCTACTTACTGGCACTCCAAAAGCAACAAGATAGTTTTTAGACGGATGATTTAGAGTTGTTAAgttctctttgaatactatttagAAGCTAGAAGTAGAACTTGGAAATAAATATGGTTTCATCCAGTAACCAGTGAGAAACATTTTTTTAATCATTTATAGCAAGTTCTAGCTTTTGTAATTTTTTGGACAATGAGCTGTAGTGATCTATTATCGTTAGTCTCTTTCCAGAGTTCGATGTTGAATTATTTATTAACTCCATTCACTTACATTTATGGATCTGTAAAGGAACAAACTGTTCTTCACATTTTTTGTCAAGTCTATTTACCAGTTTCTGGATTGCAGGATCCTGAGGAACCAGTATTGTTATTCACAAGACCACTGGATCCGGGGAAGTTGGTGGCAGCGGGTATCAAGTTGCCACCAGATCCTCCCATTGAGAATGGTGACACCATGCCACCATTCCGGTGCCGAGGTAGAATTGGACGAGGCGGACGAATCATCTTTGATCGATGGAACCCTCTTGCCCGAACACCAACATCAGTTGGCCAGGAAACCTCCAATTATGTACCATATGGTCGTAGGCCACCCTCACCGGAAGGTTGAAGCAATTATTCGTCTGCACTTACAACTTATTTGACCGATGCAGCTAGTGTGAAGCGCTCGAGCAATTGTTTCTGCCGAGGTGCCAAATTGGCCCTTGGACTACATTCTCGTGGCTGAGTTATGAGCTCTGTGGATCTGATGGGAAGGTCAGAAAGTTCATGGAAAAGCTGCATACTCAGTGAAAACTGGGAGGTTTGACCTGTCTTGCAGCTTACATTTCATCTTGAGATCCATCTCGGTCATCTTTCGCAGCTGTTGTAAAATTGTTACAGTGTAGGTGAAGGGGTAGAGCATTTTTGTCTAATCTTGGCATGTAGGGTCAGTATGTAGTGCGTTGCTCTCTTATTGATTATTCATTTGGAGAAGCGGCGATCCTTCTCATTGCTAAATTAACCTTCTGCATAATCTTTTGACACTTCGGTGCATTGTATTAACCAATGTGCACGTGTGTGTATATACTGAAATCCTATGTCCATGGGCATGTGATGGCAAATGTCATTAGGTTAGGTAGAAGTTGAACATGGATATAGGTGAAAAATATTGTTGCTGGATCTGTCATTAAAGTGTTTGTATCTGCTCTACTTCTCTAATAGCTGTTTCAAATTTTCTTCTACACACATAGGATGAAATATTACAAGCCAACCTGTTCTTCTGCAGAAGGCatgtttttttttcctatttCACCTTGATTGTGTATGATGGTGATTGAAATTATATTCTTCAGCATAAATGCAGATCTGAGAGAAGAAATAGTGAAAGCCACACATTTCATACACCATTTAGCTGAAAATCTGTTTCAAGTTGCAAGAGAAAATTTGCCCTAGAAGTTATTGTTTTGATATTCTATATGAAATACTGGAAGTGGGTGAATACATGCCTGGTGAGTAGTATTTGTGCTGACAAACTGTGCAACTCTTGTCCAGTATTGAACCTGCACATATTATTAGCCAAAAATGGACGGTGAGTTTTGTTTTGGCCACTCAAAGCTGAAAGCACATAAAGTATAAAATTGCATCTAAATCTCTGCCAACCGCTGTTAATGTGAATTTGAGTTATTGAGTGTCTGCATCATATTTGCTGTACatgtctatggtaatcttgaagtTGACAATTTCCCTGATGCTCCAGCGTTCTTGCGGAGGCCGTGCAGTGATGCACAACAGCTCCATGCCACGCTTCCTCTGCACTTTCTTCCTTGTTGACAGGCGATGAGTGTTGTTTCCCCATTGTTGCACCTTGATTATTGCGAGCACAATCACAACGTTAGTTTGAAGGCATAGACACTAGTCAAATAGTGGTCGCAGTGGAGAGCAGAAATGAAAGAGTTGTGTCACACAAAAGGTTCTGTTACCAAGAATAAACAATCGAAGCATCACAAGTTACCTGGAAAGGTCGATAGATGTTTTTTGCATGATGGAGTCGTATGTGTATGTTACTCACTTCATTCCAATGAATTAGCCGTACATGCTTTTCAAGATTTGTCTTTGACCAAGAATTAATCCATTTATGTAGATATAAGTATTTAATAAATATATAAttggtatcattagaaagtattttcaATAAGAATCTTACAATATCAATTATGTattgagagtggattttgtacacccacgcatgggtgtgggtgtttccggcaccgtccattgtgctttgagagTGGATTATGTATATTTAATAGAGATATTTTTTGCTTAACTTTTTTGGTCAAATTTTGTCTCGAGACGCATATAAGACTAATTCATAGGAGCGGAGGTAGTATCTGATAATTTCAAACCAAACTGGCTGTTGTTGCCCTTTTAGTTGGATATAAAAAAAGCATCTCTCCATCCCACCTCCTCTACCAACCAAGTACAACACCTCTTCATTTCTTCCTTTTCCCTTTCTGAACTCACTCTGCCACCTGGTGAGAGGGGCAGACAATCAGCACAATTGAGAAGTGAAGTGGCTGGGGCCTGCCACCGGAAATAGAGCAACAAAATAGTAAAGAAATAACTAACGGATTAGTTACCAACCTGTGCCAGAACCAGTATGTAGCGACTAATTGTCTCACAACTAGGCTTGGAGCTGCCATGACGTCGAACATTCACCTCTCAAACCTCCTTGTGTATTGCGAATGTCACGATAAT encodes:
- the LOC124658162 gene encoding uncharacterized protein LOC124658162; its protein translation is MSRLSFRPRPLDIHKKLPILKSARDFEDDDPTAAAVTAARVGVLLRHSGSDLTAAATATDGEGNPTPSKKNAQEIPTPQFDDVESYERDYTRTFAQPSCYIRGRGARADIGEFVEYDLDNEDEEWLEDFNNERKNLNPEKLEVLLFKLEFLDHKARERAGAITPTFIGPVPVLLQLDVAMEALQYLSVRYAVFQAVYNFWKAKRERWQKPILRRLQPPPPVNDTNPYNVFRPREKAHRLHTRRMQRRENNIQSFERLRLVRRNLDQAKALMGALIKREETKREFMECEVNLQRIQMQYKHEAQLVDDGTTLSGFQQVSSRYGSSDDDYADSDDTTTEQPYYRPPVLHPRYSDNKLSVIPTLRIKRERELKRRPQNNGWAFKRDPEEPVLLFTRPLDPGKLVAAGIKLPPDPPIENGDTMPPFRCRGRIGRGGRIIFDRWNPLARTPTSVGQETSNYVPYGRRPPSPEG